In one window of Poriferisphaera corsica DNA:
- a CDS encoding transglutaminase TgpA family protein: MRIHSLFRKLMFFMVMLGITSFCIAEQNYGLLLVLIILGAFSWLLTETPHGRPLPRPLIYLTSVIIIIWLVLDLYYFRSHTLIAMGHFTIWLQLILLFSQKTNREYAQLIILSILQMIGASILSISMLYGILLFLYSTIAIITLLVFNLKLTNDFIYKSRQKSALDPTLINRPIAASTLDLRKYLRKTTLTVGLICFSIAILTFTITPRKPFTATAPSNFLNFKQRITTGFNASINLNNPAPQPGDNQTILNMTVERNGQNIGSPYRHFLLRGSVLDTYNRGSRQWSRSTHAQQLETSISLSDNDLPLAQPIQLSAINTATITYRQPSKNYIFTLPFAYNISSNDFSRILSGNADQQIRLHRTPSSNINYTIKWDSTLTDNTLDFIQNQQANTIKLGQHKITNKYNQSLYHSKFYARNWYIAPRATSKLAQSILEPKNLSRSRFELSTPDDMQIAIVLRDYLQSNFKYSLEAPPRDSHSKRDPVINFLFETHKGHCELFASGFAALCRSIGLAARVVTGFRASEFNALGGYYIVRNNDAHAWVEVKIDNRWVTFDATPPADVQEQHAVQPTFTSNASHFFEYANYLWIGAVAAFDRKTQTKLLDSIKQHFAAGDENRPDGVFYHYYAQARDWLAAIKMQHVFILLLLAVTAAVLTAFYLFTRYRIRRKATQLNLTTLPPAQRKSLARQLDFFLSTQRLLAQRGYHRPDWQSPMQFALQLNHSQQEDLQSLIELTRHFYDIRYGNHTLTNERKNLIDNYLQTLKNALHTPSASAH; encoded by the coding sequence ATGAGGATTCACTCCCTCTTCCGCAAGCTCATGTTCTTCATGGTCATGCTCGGCATTACCTCTTTCTGTATCGCAGAACAAAATTATGGCCTCCTCTTAGTACTCATCATTCTTGGTGCCTTCTCTTGGCTTCTCACCGAAACACCCCACGGCCGCCCTTTGCCACGTCCCCTTATCTACCTGACTTCCGTCATCATCATTATTTGGCTCGTCCTTGATCTATACTATTTCCGATCCCATACCCTCATCGCGATGGGACACTTCACCATCTGGCTTCAACTCATACTCCTCTTCTCGCAAAAAACAAACCGCGAATACGCACAACTCATCATTCTCAGCATCCTTCAAATGATCGGCGCAAGTATTCTCAGCATCTCCATGCTCTATGGCATACTCCTCTTCTTATACAGCACGATCGCAATCATTACACTGCTCGTTTTCAACCTGAAACTAACCAATGACTTCATCTATAAATCACGTCAAAAATCAGCGCTCGACCCAACTCTCATCAATCGTCCCATTGCCGCCTCAACGCTTGACCTTCGAAAATATCTTCGAAAAACAACACTCACCGTTGGCCTCATCTGTTTCTCTATCGCAATCCTCACATTCACGATCACACCTCGAAAACCTTTCACCGCAACAGCACCAAGCAATTTCTTAAACTTCAAGCAACGCATTACCACAGGCTTCAACGCTTCAATTAACTTGAATAATCCAGCCCCCCAGCCGGGCGACAACCAAACAATCCTCAATATGACCGTTGAACGTAACGGTCAAAATATTGGCTCACCCTATCGCCATTTCCTCCTTCGAGGATCTGTACTTGACACATACAACAGAGGTTCACGCCAATGGTCTCGAAGCACACACGCCCAACAACTCGAAACTTCAATTTCACTCTCAGATAACGATCTACCCTTAGCGCAACCCATTCAACTATCAGCCATAAACACCGCAACAATCACCTATAGGCAACCCAGCAAAAACTACATCTTCACACTACCCTTTGCTTACAACATCTCCAGCAATGATTTTTCACGCATCCTCTCTGGCAATGCTGATCAGCAAATCCGCCTCCATCGCACACCTAGCAGCAATATTAATTACACCATCAAATGGGACAGCACACTTACCGACAATACGCTAGATTTCATTCAAAACCAACAAGCAAATACAATCAAACTCGGCCAACACAAAATAACAAACAAATACAATCAATCGCTCTACCACTCAAAATTTTACGCTCGCAATTGGTACATTGCACCACGCGCAACGTCTAAACTCGCGCAATCAATTCTAGAACCCAAAAACCTCTCGCGTAGCCGCTTCGAATTATCAACACCTGACGATATGCAAATTGCAATCGTCTTACGTGACTATCTCCAGAGCAACTTCAAATATTCGCTTGAAGCACCTCCACGCGATTCTCATTCCAAACGTGACCCAGTCATTAATTTCCTCTTTGAAACTCATAAGGGACATTGCGAACTCTTCGCAAGCGGCTTCGCCGCCCTATGTCGATCCATCGGCCTCGCCGCTCGTGTCGTCACTGGCTTTCGCGCCAGCGAATTCAACGCCCTCGGCGGCTACTATATCGTCCGCAACAACGACGCCCACGCATGGGTAGAAGTTAAAATCGATAACCGATGGGTTACTTTTGATGCAACCCCACCCGCCGATGTTCAAGAGCAACATGCTGTCCAACCCACATTCACCAGCAACGCCTCACACTTTTTCGAATACGCCAACTATCTCTGGATCGGAGCCGTCGCAGCCTTTGACCGTAAAACTCAAACGAAACTTCTCGACTCAATCAAACAGCATTTCGCCGCTGGCGATGAAAATCGCCCTGATGGCGTCTTCTACCATTACTACGCACAAGCTCGTGATTGGCTTGCCGCCATCAAAATGCAGCACGTCTTCATCCTCTTACTCTTAGCCGTCACCGCCGCGGTTCTTACCGCCTTCTACCTATTCACACGCTACCGCATCCGACGCAAAGCAACGCAACTCAACCTAACCACATTGCCTCCTGCACAACGAAAATCTCTCGCAAGACAACTCGACTTCTTCCTCAGCACCCAACGGCTACTCGCCCAGCGCGGTTACCATCGACCCGATTGGCAAAGCCCAATGCAATTCGCTCTGCAACTCAACCACTCTCAGCAAGAAGACCTTCAATCTCTCATCGAACTAACCCGCCATTTCTACGATATTCGCTACGGAAACCACACCCTTACAAACGAACGTAAAAACCTAATCGACAATTATTTACAAACACTCAAAAACGCATTACACACCCCCTCAGCCTCCGCTCACTAA
- a CDS encoding ArnT family glycosyltransferase has translation MTNNALGVIAGTDAREPRFCILRPSQLMPEFTQRNQNPIANSRTMFYGGQWVALSESTPPDQSNLFENDPPSPPPSNGNSRKKTSSHTQRTSRRRDITSPPRRRGKLAMWLLLLTCLTLASIPIFVDINHGSVIEQAEARSIWTSIETYKLIKKLPPDELSLEPFVPVYNTQRQLTEPPAGTWLFMMSFAADDFLGGMHLTSEYILDARIVSAVFALLTVAAVYWIGFSIGGNWLTAIFATAIIISNPTFLYYARLATPDMPTAAFMMLSIAGALWAVRPLRPTAILGRQALGWTFSGLMMGLAILTGGPALIGPIIIPLFVIMLLCPHRASHLLGLLAAILIAALLMTPWIVYVQYGNNPAQWTDWTQTIIPTNLASFESTFKLSGLRLLALIAATTPWLFWFIALLVQPFSDSSAGARLRMFIGWSWFVTVILLLLIRPESQITQPILLILPVFAVALGQTFRQYTDLAATGRYARFWRLMRWPHFAFLLIISAILPIVLFLEPILMKYGYITLIFAEPMHWTYCAALAFMLITLFFLAARAAIRHYPIQAVTFWALWGLVTFTAINVPLVRGPIYVSPIKYNAEQIAYLTSNAQLYAVGFSPSPNFLLYTEREIPIISPEQATELLQGGGQIYILTPNIPPDQAPRGYINRGYFPNADVQLWHGQTRFSQSDTIPLQ, from the coding sequence ATGACGAATAATGCTCTAGGTGTGATCGCCGGCACGGACGCTCGCGAGCCTCGTTTCTGCATCCTTCGGCCTTCACAACTCATGCCTGAGTTCACACAAAGAAATCAAAACCCCATCGCAAACTCCCGCACCATGTTCTATGGCGGGCAATGGGTCGCATTGTCCGAATCCACACCGCCAGATCAAAGCAACCTCTTCGAAAACGATCCCCCCTCCCCGCCTCCCTCAAACGGCAACTCGCGCAAAAAAACTTCTTCACACACCCAACGAACCTCGCGACGCCGTGATATCACTTCGCCTCCTCGCAGACGTGGCAAGCTCGCTATGTGGCTTCTATTACTCACATGCCTCACCCTCGCATCCATCCCCATCTTCGTCGACATCAACCACGGCAGCGTCATCGAGCAAGCCGAAGCTCGATCCATATGGACCAGCATCGAAACCTATAAACTCATTAAAAAATTACCACCTGATGAGCTATCCCTCGAGCCCTTTGTACCTGTCTACAACACACAACGGCAACTCACCGAACCCCCTGCTGGCACTTGGCTTTTCATGATGAGCTTCGCCGCCGACGACTTCCTCGGCGGCATGCACCTCACATCCGAATACATCCTCGATGCACGCATCGTCTCCGCGGTCTTCGCCCTCCTCACCGTTGCCGCAGTCTATTGGATCGGCTTCTCCATCGGCGGCAACTGGCTCACCGCCATCTTCGCCACAGCCATCATCATCTCCAACCCAACCTTCCTCTACTACGCGCGCCTCGCGACGCCTGACATGCCCACCGCCGCATTCATGATGCTTTCCATCGCCGGCGCCCTATGGGCCGTTCGTCCACTGCGACCAACCGCCATCCTCGGCCGGCAAGCACTAGGCTGGACTTTCTCAGGCCTCATGATGGGCCTCGCCATCCTCACCGGCGGCCCGGCACTCATCGGCCCCATCATCATCCCACTCTTCGTCATCATGCTCCTCTGCCCGCATCGCGCCTCACACCTCCTCGGCCTCCTCGCCGCAATCCTCATCGCCGCCCTCCTCATGACCCCATGGATCGTCTACGTCCAGTACGGCAACAACCCCGCTCAATGGACCGATTGGACGCAAACAATCATTCCCACCAATCTCGCTTCCTTCGAATCAACCTTCAAGCTCTCCGGCCTCCGGCTCCTCGCACTCATCGCCGCAACCACGCCCTGGCTCTTCTGGTTCATCGCACTACTCGTACAACCCTTCTCTGATTCCTCTGCCGGCGCGCGGCTCCGCATGTTTATTGGCTGGTCTTGGTTCGTTACCGTCATCCTCCTACTCCTCATCCGCCCTGAATCCCAAATCACCCAACCGATCCTCCTAATACTCCCCGTGTTCGCCGTCGCGCTCGGCCAAACATTCCGTCAATACACCGACCTCGCCGCAACTGGCCGTTACGCACGATTCTGGCGTCTCATGCGCTGGCCACACTTCGCCTTCCTCCTCATCATCTCCGCCATTCTCCCAATCGTCCTCTTCCTCGAACCCATACTCATGAAGTACGGCTACATCACCCTCATCTTCGCCGAACCCATGCACTGGACCTACTGCGCCGCCCTCGCCTTCATGCTCATTACACTCTTCTTCCTCGCCGCACGAGCCGCCATCCGACACTACCCCATCCAAGCTGTCACCTTCTGGGCACTCTGGGGACTCGTCACCTTCACCGCAATCAACGTCCCACTTGTCCGAGGCCCCATCTACGTCTCACCCATCAAATACAACGCCGAGCAAATCGCATACCTCACCTCAAACGCCCAGCTCTACGCCGTCGGTTTTAGCCCATCCCCCAACTTCCTCCTCTATACCGAACGCGAGATCCCCATCATCAGCCCAGAGCAAGCCACTGAGCTCCTTCAAGGCGGCGGACAAATCTACATCCTCACACCCAATATCCCCCCCGATCAAGCACCCAGAGGCTATATCAACCGTGGTTACTTCCCAAACGCCGACGTACAGCTCTGGCACGGCCAAACGCGTTTCTCGCAATCCGATACAATACCTCTCCAATAA
- a CDS encoding glycosyltransferase produces MSDNPNTNYDLSIVIPALNEQDNVEPLVSEVENNIRGKGINAELVYINDGSTDQTLPNLKALQQSRPWLVILHRDKPQGQSSAMFAGIQAASAPYVATLDADLQNDPADLTKMYQMIQDDPSIDMVQGDRSRNRQDNIIRKVTSLVGRKMRLLILGDKVRDTGCSGRVLRSSIAKQYPLQYKGVHRFLPAYANMLGAKVVELEVVHRARVAGETKYGFGILTRGWSGFWDLFAVRWMFKRHRDTSTERMTSN; encoded by the coding sequence ATGAGCGACAACCCCAACACAAACTACGATCTCTCAATCGTCATCCCCGCACTCAACGAGCAAGACAACGTCGAACCACTCGTCTCAGAAGTCGAAAATAACATCCGTGGCAAGGGGATCAACGCCGAACTCGTCTACATCAACGACGGCTCCACCGACCAAACACTCCCCAACCTCAAAGCACTCCAGCAATCACGCCCTTGGCTCGTCATCCTCCACCGCGACAAACCACAAGGCCAATCCTCCGCCATGTTCGCTGGCATACAAGCCGCATCAGCACCCTATGTCGCCACGCTCGACGCCGACCTCCAGAACGACCCCGCCGACCTCACCAAAATGTACCAGATGATTCAGGACGACCCCTCCATCGATATGGTGCAAGGCGACCGCTCCCGTAACCGCCAAGATAATATCATCCGCAAAGTCACCTCCCTCGTCGGCCGCAAAATGCGCCTCCTCATCCTCGGCGACAAAGTCCGTGACACCGGCTGCTCCGGCCGCGTTCTTCGCTCCTCCATCGCCAAGCAATACCCACTCCAATACAAGGGCGTTCATCGCTTCCTTCCCGCCTACGCAAACATGCTCGGCGCAAAAGTCGTCGAACTCGAAGTCGTTCACCGCGCCCGCGTCGCAGGTGAAACCAAATACGGCTTCGGCATCCTCACCCGAGGCTGGTCCGGCTTCTGGGACCTCTTCGCCGTACGCTGGATGTTCAAACGCCATCGCGATACTTCCACTGAACGAATGACCTCTAACTAG